The following is a genomic window from Acidimicrobium ferrooxidans DSM 10331.
GAACGCCGTGCAGCCGAACCAGTTGGTGAGCCCGACGTCGGTGGCGTCGACCACGTCGAGCTCGCGGGGCAGACGGCTAGCGGTCTCGTGCGCCCGAAGCGCCACTGAACGAGGCAGGGGGCGAGTTGCAGGCTCGGATTGCGGACCGTCGCGTGTCGTCTCGTGTCCCGTCGCATCCCGCGCCAGCTATGGGGGCACGGGGAGCTGCGGACGCGGCCGGTCGCGGAGAGGCTCGTTGCGCCCTTGGTACGGGTACTGATCGTCGTTCAGGGGGCCTGAGCCGATGGACAGGTGGAGCCTCGGACGATCGAGGTGCGCGTGCGGTGCGCCCGAGCGATCGGTGCGACCCCGAATGCGTGCGTTGCGTGGCCACGTCAAGGAGTCGCAGATCACACTGATCGTCTCATCTTCCGCACGCGTCGGACGCCGTCGTCATGTGTCGAGATCATGCGCTTGACGTCGAGGTTCCCGGGTTCGGAGCGCGCACATCGCGGGCGTGATCGGTGGTGAAGCCCGGCTGCTCGCGAGCTTCGATGCAGTCCTGGTCGTGCCCCTGTGGCGCGTCGTTCGGGTGGCGTCGCGCCGTTCGGCCGTGGGCTTCGGGAATGAGTAGCGAGCCCGGCATGGTTGTTCGATGGTCCGTGTGAGCTTCGATGGCTCAGCTACGATCGTCGAGACCGGTGATCGCAGCGAGCAGGCTCTCGACTGTGAACTCGGACGTCGGGGCGTCACGTACCACTCGACCGAGCCGCAACACGATGATCCGGTCGCAGACCTCCAGCACGTGGGGGAGCGTGTGGGAGATGAAGAGGACGCTGAGCCCACGGTCGCGCGCCGCGCGGATGACCTTGAGCACCTCGAGGCTCTGGCGTGCTCCGAGGTGGTTCGTGGGTTCGTCGAGGATGATGACATGGCGAGCCCAGGTGATCGTGCGCGCGATGGCGACCGCCTGGCGCTGTCCGCCGGAGAGCTCGGCGACCGTGCGGCCCATGCCCTCGATGGTGATGCCGACACGCTGGAGTTCGGCGAGGGCCTCGCGCTCCATGCTTCGCTGATCGACGAAGCCGAGCCTGCCGAGCAACCCACGCCGACGTCGCTCACGGCCGAGGAAGAGGTTCGATCCGATGGAGAGATCCGGTGCGAGTCCGGAGTCCTGGTAAAGGGTTTCGATACCGGCGGTTCGCGCCTCGCGGGGTGAGCGCCAGTGTCGTTGCTCGCCGTCGACCCAGATCTCGCCCTTGTCGGGTTCGAGGACGCCCGAGATCGTCTTGATGAGGGAGGACTTGCCGGCACCGTTGTCGCCGACGATGCCGATGACCTCGCTCGGGTACACCTGGAGGCTGACGTCCTCGAGGGCGACCACGGATCCGTAGGTGAGCGAGAGGTGGCGCAGTTCGAGCACCGGTTGGCGCGTCGTCGTGGTGCTGGTCATGTGGTCATCCTCCCGGTCGCGTTCGAACGACGTCGGAGCGTCTGGAGCAGCGCCGCGAGGGCGATAATTGCGCCAACGACGACTTGAATCCATGTCGGGGCCACGTTGATGAAGATGAGGCCGTCGCTCACCACGGTGAGGAGAGCCGCGCCGAGGATCACACCCCACCACCTGCCGACGCCGCCGTAGAGGGAGGCGCCGCCGATCACGACCGCGGCGATGGCGAGCAGATTGGCCGAGTTGCTGACCTCGGTCGTCGGGGCGGCCGAGCCGGATCGGATGTAGAAAAACATCCCGGTGAGTCCAGCGAGGACCCCCGAGAGGATGTAGATCGAGGCGACGTGACGGCGGGTCTTGATGCCGGCGGCAAGGGCAGCAAACTCGTTCGAGCCGATCGCGTAGGTGTAGCGCCCATAGACGGTGAAGTGCAAGACGACGCCGAGCACGATCGCGATCACGATCACGATGATGTCGAGCCAGGTGAACAGGCTGATGCCCGAGGTGCTCCAGACGATGGCCCGCGGATCGTAGCCCACCGGCGCTCCGTTGGAGATCACGAGTGCGAGGCCGGCCCCTGCGCTGTAGGTGATGAGGGTCGCCACGAACGGCACCAGGCGGAACACCGTGATGAGCAACGCGCTGATGGCTCCGGCGACTGCCCCGAGGCCCGCGCACAGGATCGTGCCGAGCACCAAGATGACGGCGAGGTTGTCGCCGTGGGTGACGAGTGGCTGGATCCATCCCGCCACGATCACCCCGGTGACCGCGGCGGTCGATCCGACGGCGAGGTCGATGCCACCAGCGATGATGACGAACGCCTCGGCGATGGCGATCATGACGAGACCGCTGAAGTCGGTGAGCAGGTTCGTGAACTCGCCGATCCGGAAGAAGAGCGTGTTGCGGGCACCGAAGAACAAGATCAGTGCAATGAGTACCACGACGAGCACGAACTGCTGGTTGGTGACGATACGCCGCAAGGTTGGCGTCGTCGGTCGGCTCGTCACGGCCGCTGGGGCCGCGTCGTCATCACGCGTCAGGCTCACGTCAACTCCTCCCGCCAGGGCTCATGGCAACCACGAGATGCGTGTGTCTCCCCGGCCCCGGGGGTTGGGTACCGGGGAGACACGTGCGCGTCGAGCTAGCTCTGGACGTACTGGTACTTCTGGAGGATGCTCTGTGGTGTCGAGGGCGTGAGCAAGATGTTCGGGATGAGCTGCAGGTGGGGCACCGGCTTGTGGTGCAGTGCGTCCACGGCGTACTCGATGATCAGCTTGCCCTCGAGGGTCGGCTGCTGGGAGATGATCGCCGAGAGCGACCCCTGTCCGCCCGCCTCCATCGACTGGATGTTGGTCGCGTAGGCGTCGTAGCCCACGATCTTCACGTTCGCGCCTTCGGCGCCGGCCGCCTTGACAGCTGCGCTCGCACCTTCTGCATCCGTGCCATCCACCGCGAAGATGCCGTCGAGGTGGTGGGCGCTGATGTCCTGGGCGAACCCAGACTGCGCGACGCTCGGCTCCGACTCGCTCACGACGTCATTGAGCACCTGGATGTTCGGGTAGTGCGCCTTGATCTCGGCCTTGAAGCCCGCGACGCGTTGGGCGTCGGTGGTGGTGGTCAGCGACGAGACGCCGACCGCAACCGTGCACGGGTTGGACGCGGTGCAGTTCTTTGCGTAGTCCATGGCGGAGGCCAGTGCTTGGGCCGCCGTCTCGCCACCTTGGTAGTTGTCACCGGTGACCCAGGAGGTGATCATGCTCTGGTCCGACGATCCGGAGTCGACGTTGAGGACCTTGATACCTTCCTTGACGGCCTCTTGCATGTAGGTGTTCAAGGCCTTCGGATCGGTGGGCGCGACCACGATGGCGTTCGGATGCAGCGCGAGGACCTGCTGCAGGATCGGGATCTGCGTCGCTGGCGAGTAGTCGACCGGGTCGCCCTGCCAGACGAGCTTCACGCCGAGCGCCTTGGCTTCGGCGGCCGCGCCGACGTACATCGACTGGAAGAACGGATCGGCTTCTGCGCCGACGACGAAACCGATGGTGGTGCCGCTGCTCGAGGCCGTCGTGGACGACGACGTCGTGGACGAGGACGACGACGTGGATCCACACGCGGCAGCCAGGAGCGATGCGCCAGCGAGCACCGCGCCGACGACGGCTGGCCGACGCCAGGTCCGAAGAGACCGAGTCATGAATTCCCCCTTCTCCCACGCGGGACGTGCTCTCCGTTCCGCGGTTGGGTGTGAGACTAGCGGGCTCTGATATCGTTGTCAACGACCATCGGGCGCGGGGATCTCACCCGATCCTCGAGCGACGAGGCGCCACGGTGCGTACGCGGTCTGGATGGGGAGCGATGGGTCGTCCATCCGTGCGAACAGCAGGGAGGCGGCGAGCGCTCCGATCTGCTCGACCTCCTGGCTGATGACACTGACGGGCGGGTCGAGGAGGTCGGCGAGGTCGAAGTCGTCGAAGCCGATCAGCGCGACGGATCGCTCGAGCCCTGCGGCGCGCAGTGCGTAGATGACACCGATGGTGATGAGGTTCTGACCCGCGAGTATGGCAGTTGGCGGGTGCGGGCCAGCGAGGAGTTCACGGGTGCGCTCGGCGGCCTCGCCGACGGAGTGCACGTCCATGACCGCGAGGCGCGGATCGATCACTAGACCGCCAGCGACCAGGCCGTCGAGGTAGCCAAGCCTCCGGTCGACGGCGGTGGCGATCGTGGAGAGATCGCCGAGAAAGGCGATGCGCCGATGACCGTGGGCGATGAGGTGCTCGACGGCGGCTCGCGCGCCAGCGCGATTGTCGATGAGGACGGCGTCGGCATCGAGATGGCGCGGGGGTCGATCGACGAAGATGACCGGGACGGACGCGCGCTGAAGCTCGGCAAGGTAGTGGTGGTCGTCGGCGGCCGGTTCGACGACGATGCCGTCGACGCCGTGGCGCCACATCGCTGCGACGAGCTGGCGTTCTCGGTCGGGGCGCTCCTCGTGGCTCGCGGCGAGCACCGAGACGCCGCGATCGCGCGCGGCCAGCTCGATCATGCGGAGGATCCGCGCTGGGTGGGGGTTCGAGAGATCGTCGAAGATCGCGGCGATCGTGGAGGAGCGTCGATCGAGACGACGCAGCGAGCGCGCGGAGAGGTTGGGCTCGTAGCGTAACTCACGGATCGCGGCGCGCACGCGCTCGGTGACCTCGGCCGTGACGCCTGGCTCGTCGTTGACGACGCGCGACACCGTCTTCAGCGAGACCCCCGCGCGATGGGCGACGTCCTTCATCGTGGCTCGAGCCTTCGGGGTCGGGCGCGTGAACTCGGTCGTCACGGTGCTCCTTCGTGGTCCGGTGCCCAACGGGTACGAGTGCTCATTGGTCGACTCGCGCTCAGCATAGGCAGCTCGGCCTGGTGCGTCGAGGCACGTCCCGAGCTCGGGCCTCCTCAGGACTCCTAGGTCCAAGTCGACGTCGGCACCGATCGCCTCGGTGGGTCGGCGCCTCGGCGGGTGCAGGTCTCGCGAGCGACCTCGATGCCGTCGCGCACGGCCGCGAGCACAAACTCGGTGTCGTCGACCGTGCGCCGGCCGTGGTAGGCGAACGTCGCGGCGACGGTGCCGGTGAGCGCGTCGCCCGCGCCGACGGTGTCGACGACGCGGACCGGAGCGACGGGAAGCTCGACCACGCGACCGTGTACCGAGACGAGGACGGGGCCTGCCCCCTGGCTCATGATGACAGCGGCTGGTCCCGAGGTCGCGAGATGGGCGAGGGCCTCGGCCACGGTCACGTCCGGCTCGAGCCAGCGGAGGTCGTCGTCGGAGGCCTTGACGATGTCGGCATGGGCGATGGCCTCGTGGAGGCGCTCGCGATAGCGCTCGGGGCTCGCGACCGCACTCGGACGTACGTTGAGGTCGACGATGCGCAACGATGCGGCGCAGGCACGAAGGACCTCGACGACGCTCGTTGCGAGCGTGTCGAGCGCGAGGGCGAGACCACCGGTGACGAGGACGTCGCCGGCGTGCGCGGCGTCGTTCACGCGATCGTGGCCCACCGGGTCGTCCAGGGCCGTGCCCTCGAGGTAGAAGCGGTAGTCGGCGACGCCGTCGTCGAGGGTCGCGAGCGCGAGCGTCGTCGGCAGCCGCGAGCGCCACGAGAAGCCGAGGTCGACCCCGTCGTCGCGGAGAAAGCGCAGGAGGCGCTCACCGAGGGGATCGTCGCCGACGCCGGTCGCGAGCGTGACCGGCACGCCGTGGCGAGCGATGGTGCGAGCGACGTTCGCGGGTCCACCACCGGGCGTGAACGATGGCGAGCCCGACCCTGGAAGGAGGCAGTCGAAGAGTGCCTCGCCGATGACGACAGCCTGAGACGTGCTCGGGGAGCCTAGCTGCGAGCTGGCTCGATCACGACGTGGAAGGCAAGCTCGGGGCAGAGGTGCTCGGCGTGGCGGGCGGCATCGAGGTCCTCGGTGACGATCGGATCGGTGACGAGAGGGAAGTGCCAGGGATCGAGCTCGAGATGGCGCGCGAGGAGGGCCACGCAGGTGCCATGGCCTCGGCATCGGGTCGGGTCGATCACGATCCGAGCGCGGCTAGCCACGGCTCGGCTCCCGGCTCTCGAGCGCGAAGGGGCGCTCGTGGCAGCGCCGGCGCTGGTGGCCGGCCGCATCGGCCGGGGTGATGGCCGTCGCGAGGTGTGCTGCGGCGTCGGGTAGCGCGCAAGCGCCTCGGCGGGCGATCAGCCTCGCCACGGTCGCAAGTTCGGCGGGACGAGCCCCGGCACCGAGTGCACGGGCAAGTTCGGGGAGCCCACGGTCACAGGGTCCGCACTGGCCGGCTCGCTCCTCGCTGAGGTAGCCGACGAGCTCGCTGGTCGCACAGACGACGCAGGTCGCCGATGGGGCGAGCAGCACGGAGCCCGCGCCGAGCGCCAGCTCGTCCGATGAGTCGGCACGGTCGACGAGGACACGTGCCATCGCCCGCTCGTCGGCGACCGAGATGAGCTCGCCGAAGAGACCGCCGACGAGGGCGAGACCCGTGGTGACGCCGACCGCGTCGAGGAGGCTCCGAACGGTCGCCCCTGGGGCGAGTTCGACCACCGTGGGCGTCGAGCCCGGGAGCGCGATCGAGACGATGCGCGTCGAGCGGTCGTGGCCTCGGGTTCCGGCGCTCTGGTGCCAGGAGGTGCCAAAGCGCGCGGCGAGGGCCCACTGCGCGAGCGTCTCGACGTTGGCGACGAGGGTCGGCCTGCTCTTGTAGCCGCGCTCTGCGACGCGTGCGAGCTGGAACCGCGGGAGTGCGGGACGCCCCTCGAGCGCGGCGAGCAGCGCCGTCTCTTGACCGGTGAGATACGAGCGGTCGAGGAGTGCGACGCGGACCGCGTCGCTGCGTTCACGAATGGCTCGCTCGAGGACGTCGGCTGCGGTCGCGTCCTCGACGGCCACGATGGCTTCTCGGGCCTCGAGGAGTCGTGTCGCGAGCCCGAGGCCATCGAGCACGAGGTGCGGCGCATGGGTGAGCAGCGCCTTGTCCTTGCGCGCGCCGGGCTCGCTCTCGGCGCCGTTGGCGACCACGACACGTGGCCCACGCTGGGACGCGACCGCAGCAAGCTTGCGCGCCAGGGGGAAGCCCGCGCCGCCCCTGCCGACGATGTGCTCGGCGGTGGCGAGTGGTGGTCGTGGGGGCAGGGAGCCGTAGATGGCGCGGTGCGCGTCGAGCGAGAGAGGCGGCGCATCGAGCTCAGCGATCGCGAGGTCGTCGCTCACGAGTCGGCTCCAGCCGGCGCTGAGGCGTGCGACGGACCTGGGCGGCGGCGTCATGCGTCGCTGCCTTCGGAGCCATCGGCCTCGGGAGCGCCGATCGAGGGTGCAGCGTTCAGGGCTTCCGATGGCGCGGTGGAGAAGGAGACCTGGCCCGTCGCACCGTTCGCGTCGATGGCGAGCGCCGCGGTGCCTTCCACCGTGGCATGGGGGCAGGCGAGCGAGAAGGAGATCGTCGAGCCCCCGAGCGCGGTGACGCTCCCGTGGCACAGGTTTGGCGCGCTGGGGGTCCCCAAGGTCACCGTGCCACCCGAGACGGCAAAGACGCCCTCGCTCGGCTGTCCGGTGAGCACGACCGTGAGCCGTTCGTTCGTGCCGCCGATGGCGCCCGCGATCGTGAGGTCCGTGGCGCTCGTGGCCTGGGTCTGCGTCACGGTGGCGGTGATGGGCCCGCCGAGGGGCTCGGACGAGCGTGTCACGGCGGCGGTGGTCGCCGTCGTCGGGGCGGTGCCGTCGATGCGCGCAGACCAGCCAGGGCGAAGCGGTCCGCTCCGTGCCCACAGCGCCACGACCCCGGGCACGCCGAGGACCCCCACCATGCCGAGGGTACGGGCAGTATGTGCGAGATCGGGGTCGCGACGGATGCGCAAGACCGCGAGGACGATGACGCCTGCGGTGATGGCACCGTAGACGGCGAGGACCGCGGCGAGCCGCGTGTCGGAACCGGTCCCGAGCCCGTGGACGATGGCGAGCGCGAGCACGAGCCACACGAGCATGTGCGTCCGCTTCCAGAGCGCAAAGCCAAGGTGCTGGCGTGCGAGCGAGGAGGCGATCACGATCAGCAGGCCATCGAAGGCGAGCGTGCCGAACCCGACGAAGGCGCGTCGATAGTGGGAGAGGAACGGGATGACGGCTGCCGTCCAGCCGATCGGCACGAAGCTGTCGGCAAGTGCCGTCAGAATGTGGATCGCGAGCACGACCACCAAGGTGAGCGAGAGCCGTCGATGGAGGTCCGGGCCGAGGAAGCGGGCGACGCCGGAAGGGAGGATTTTGCCCGCCACCGCGATGCCGAGCAGGGCGACCGCACCGAGCATGACGAGCGCGGCGAGACCGCTCACGCGGGTCAGGTACCACAGCAGCGGGGATGTCGTCGCGATCAGCACGCGGCCGCTTCCTCGAGACGTGGTGGCCAGCCGCCAAGGGGGAGGCGTTCGCCGGCATTCGTCACGACGAGCGCCGACAGCTCGTAGCGGCGCCACATGCGGTGCCAGGCGCGTCCAGCGGCGATGATCGCGAGGCTGGCTGCATTGGCCGCCGCGGCGCTCTCGGCGACGACGGTGGCGCGGCGGGCAGCGCCAGGGAGCGTGGAGGCACCGACGATGTGATCGAGACCCCGTGGCGATCGGCGCGTCGCGCGGTCACTCGTCGCGACCGCGCCAGCGGGGATGTGGATCCGCTGGCCGGGCGCGTCGGGCCGCAAAGATCCATCGTCGGTGACGAGGATCGACCAGGGGGCTTCTCCGACGCAGCGGAGGTCGCCACCGAGGTTGACGAGGATGGCACCGGCGGCGTCGGCTGCGAGTTCGAGGGCGATCGCATCGGCGATGGCCGCCTTGGCGAGGCCGCCGAGGTCGATCAGCGTTCCGGGTGGGCGTCGAACCATGTCATCGTCCCGTTCGACGTCGTCCCAGGTCGCGCTGGAGCGACGGCCGAGGCGCGCCACCGGGTGGTCTGGTTCGAGCGCGCTCGGATCGGCGGCGCGCACCGGATCGATGACGCCGCCACTTGCGCGGACCGCCTCGTCGGTGACCTGGAGGAGGTGTGCGAGACGTGCCGACACCCGCACCTCCGGTGTCGGATCGGCGTTCAGCTGCGAGAGCTCGCTGTGGGGATCGTGGAAGCTCGCGACGGCGCCCCACTCGTCCAGGAGCGCACGAAACCTGTCGACGAGGGCGCGATCAGCGGGGTCCGTGCCGACCAGTTCGCAGCGTGTGGTGTAGGCAGGCAGCACGCTCGACCACACGTTAGGAGCCTCCGGTCGGGGTCGGGGTTGCGGCAGAGGGAGCTTGGCTCACCGTGGGAGCGGACGATCCCGACGACGTCGACGGTGAGGAGCTGCCCGACGAGCCCGACGACACGAAGGGTGCCGTCGAGTTCGACGTCGAAGAGGTGTGGGAATGGGTCGTGGCCTTGGTGGTGTGGCCGGGGAACGATCGGATCGCTTCGAAGCCGAGTGCACCGGCCGCGAGGACGAGCGCTGCGACGACCGTGCGGTGGATGCGCTTCGCTTGGGCCATGAGGTCCGTCACGGGTCCTCCTTGGGTCGGGGGAGCGGGGACGACGCCCTCAAGTCAAACGGCGCGATCTGGCGTGGACCTTGAGTCAGGCTCGAAAGCCCCTGAGAAGGGTGGTCCTGCGAAGGGCGTTCAGGACTGGTGGGTCTCCAAGGAGAAGGCGTCCTCGACCGCCTCGCGCAGATGGACGCCGGCGAGGCCAGGAGCGTCGTCGAGCGTTCGATCACCGGCCTCCTCGGCAACCCTCGCGAGAGCCGCGGGATCGGCCGGTTGGCCGATCAGGGCATCGGCGATCTCGCGCGGTGCCTCCATGGGCCAGACGGTGAAGTCCCCCTCGACGGTGGCGTCGATCACGTGGCCCTCGGCGACGACGAGGAGGATCCGCACGAGCCCGCTCGGTGCCTTGGTGCGGCCGACGAGGACGTCGGCACCTTCGCGAATGTGCACCCCGAGGACGCGCCGCCCCCCGCCATCGTTGACCCAGGCGGGATCGACGAGTCGTTCGCGCACCGCGGCGACGTGGCGGCGCTCGTCCTCGCTCAAGGTGCCGAGTTCGAGTGGGCGTCCGAGTGCCTCGGCGAGGATCGGGAGGTAGCGCTCGACGATGGCGTCCTCCGACGGTGCCGATCCGAGCTCGCGCTCCATGGAGGTGACGTAGGTGCGCATCGTGGCGGCGAGCTTGTCGCGGAGCTTCACGGAGTCGACGCGCAGCACGGCGGCGAGGGCGTCGGTGTCGATCGTGCGGATGAACGAACCCACGAGCACCTCGGCGCCCGCGATGCGAGCCGCACCGGTGCCGCCGATCTTGCGGTCGGCGACGTGGATGTCGTTGACCGGGCGATGGCGCGCGTCGATCCCGAAGGCACGCAGCGTCGTCACGAGTGGCGCAATGTAGGCCGCGTAGCGTGCCTCCAGCGAGAGCGGTACGTGGTCTGGGTGCATGATCCACTGGACGAACAGCTGACCAGCGTCGAGGTACACGGCGCCCCCGCCGACCATGCGCCGCGTGATCGGTAGGCCGCGCGCCGCGGCCGCTTCGACGTCGAGTTCTCGTTCGACCGCCTGGTGGTAGCCGACGCACACGTAGGGGTCTCGCGGTGACACCAGGCAGATGGTGTCGGGGTCGTCGGGACCGAGCCTCTCGGCGAGGGCGTGGTAGATCGCCTGGGAGTCGATGGCCTCGAGGCCGGTGGCGACGATGATGCGAACGGGTCGTGTCATGGTCGTAGCTCCGTCATCACGATGACGTCGTGGCCGGCGTCGATCTGTCGATTGGCTTGGTGGGAGATGCGCACGAGTACGGCGACGAGGAGATAGTTCGCGAGCAGCGACGACCCTCCGTAGGCGACGAAGGGGAGCGTGACGCCGGTCAGGGGCAGGAGTCGCACGATCCCTGCCATGATGAAGAAGGTCTGGAGTCCGAGGATGACCGACAGGGCGAAGGCCAGCAGCGACGAGAACTCCGTTCGCGCACGCAGGGCGGTGCGCACGCCGGCGCCGACGAGGAGCACGAAGGCGATCACGAGGGCACTCGTGCCGAGCAGACCCATCTCCTCGCCGAAGGCGGCGAAGATGAAGTCGCTGGTGACGACCGGGATGAGCTGCGGGTGGCCGAGCCCGAGCCCGGTGCCGGCGAGTCCACCGATGCCGAAGGCGTACTGTGCCTGGACGAGCTGGTAGCCGATGGTCTGGGCGTAGCGCCATGGATCGAGCCAGACCACGACGCGCTCGTGCACCTGGGTGAAGAGGGCTCCGGCCAGGACCGCCCCGATGGCGAAGGCCGCGAGGCCGAGGACCAGGTAGCTCCGGTTCGCCGTGCCCACCCAGAGGACGATGACGAAGGTGGAGAAGATCAACAGCGCGAAGCCGACGTCGCGCTCGGCCGCCATGACGACGAGTGCGAGCGCGAACGCGAGTGCGATGGGGCCGAGGCGGCGGATGCCGCCACCACGAAGCCGGCTGAGCATGTCGCGGCGCTCGACGATCCAGGACGCGAGGAACAGAGCGAGCAGGAGCTTGGCGATCTCGACGGGTTGGAAGCTGAAGGGGCCGACGTGGATCCAGAGCCGCGCACCGTTGATGTCGAGCCCGAGCCCGGGTAGCAGCGGCAGGAACAGCAGGGCGATCCCGCCGATCGCGAGGAGGTAGCGGTAGCGATCGAGCGCGTCCGCGTTACGCACGACGGCGAGGGTCACGACGTAGGCGATGACGCTGAGAGCCGTCCAGAGGGCCTGGAGGGTGCCCTCGTGGGGGTCGAGTCGGTTGATCATGACGAACCCGAGCCCATTGAGCAGTCCCACGAGGGGCACCATCGTGGGATCGGCGGCCGGTGCGAGCAGCCGGTTCGCGATGGCGAGGACGAACGGCGCGACCATCACGCTGACGAGTGCGAGGTTGGGGTCCAGGTGTGCCTTCGGGTTCTCGCCCCAGGTCGCGAGCGCCCACGCGAAGACGGTGATGACGTCGGCGGCGAGCACCAGTTCGAGTTCTCGGCGTCGCCGGTCACGAGCCCATGGTGATCGCTCGCGACGGGCGGCGAGCATGGTGCGCATCGGTCCTTGTCCCCCTGGCTGGTGCGAGCGGATTCTAGCGGGCATGACGCTGGCGCAGGTGGTGGCGGACCGGGCGTCGACGCACTACGGCGAGAGGCTAGGTTGGCGGCCAAGGAGGTGCTGGTGGCTGAGGCGCAACGCATGCTGGCCGAGGGCTCCCTGCGCAGTTCGTCTGAGCGCTTCGTGAATCGGGAGTTGTCCTGGGTGGACTTCGCCTCCCGGATCCTCGAACTCGCCGCCGATGCGCGCGAACCGGCGCTCGAGCGCGCCAAGTTCCTCGCCGTGCTCGCACAAGGCATGGACGAGTTCTTCCAGGTGCGCGTGGCCGGCCTCAAGGATCAGCTCCTCGCACAGCATCCGATTCGCTCCCCGGACGGACTCGATGCCAGGGCGCAGCTGCGCGCGATTCGCACGCGGCTCGAGCCGGTCTGGGAGCGCCAGAGCGAGGTCTGGCACGACGGGATCCGACCGGCACTCGCTGCGCTCGGGATCGAGATCGTCGCCGTCGAGGACCTCTCTCCGACGCTCCATCGTCGCCTCCACGAGCGCTTCTTGGAAGAGCTGTTCCCGATCCTCACGCCCTTGTCCGTCGATCCCGCGCATCCCTTTCCCTACATCTCCAACCTGTCGCTCAACCTCGCGGTTCGCGTCCGTGACAGCCAAGGCGGTGAGCTCCGGTTCGCTCGTGTGAAGGTGCCCACGAATGTGCCGCGCCTCTTCCCGCTCGGGGACCTGCGCTACTGCTTGGTCGAGGACGTCATCGCGAGCTTCATCGCCCGCCTGTTCCCGGGCATGATCATCGAGGAAGTCGGCACGTTCCGCGTCACGCGCAACACCGACCTCGTCCTCGAGGAGGGCGAGGCGGACGACCTGCTCGAGCTGGTCGAGACCGAACTGCGACGCCGGCGCTTCGGTCGTGCGGTGCGGCTCGAGGTGTCGTCGCGCATGAGTCGTGAGCTCGTCGACGTGCTCGTCGACGAGCTCGAGCTCCATCCGGATGACGTCTGGGCGACGGACATGCCGATCGACGGTTCGTTCGCATGGGAGATCGTCGCACTGCCCATCGACGAGGGGCGAGGCATCGCCGCCGCGGGTGTGACGCCGTCGATCTTCACCGTGGGCGACGACGGCGCTGGCGCGCTGTTCGGCCGCCTGGCGGCCGGCGAGGTGCTGGTGCACCATCCCTACGAGAGCTTCGCCTCGACGGTGGAGGCGTTCGTGCGTGCAGCGGCGGCCGATCCGGACGTCCTCGCGATCAAGCAGACGCTCTATCGCACCTCGGGTGACTCGGCGATCGTCGAGGCCCTCGTCGAGGCCGCCGAGGCTGGCAAGCAGGTCGTGGTCATCATCGAGGTCAAGGCCCGCTTCGACGAGCTCGCCAACATCGCCTGGGCGCGTCATCTCGAAGAAGCCGGCGTCCACGTGGTCTACGGCGTCGTTGGTCTGAAGACCCACCTCAAGGCCGCGATGGTGGTCCGCCGTGAGGGCGCCCGCCTCGTGCGTTACTGTCACGTCGGCACGGGCAACTA
Proteins encoded in this region:
- a CDS encoding FAD:protein FMN transferase — encoded protein: MWSSVLPAYTTRCELVGTDPADRALVDRFRALLDEWGAVASFHDPHSELSQLNADPTPEVRVSARLAHLLQVTDEAVRASGGVIDPVRAADPSALEPDHPVARLGRRSSATWDDVERDDDMVRRPPGTLIDLGGLAKAAIADAIALELAADAAGAILVNLGGDLRCVGEAPWSILVTDDGSLRPDAPGQRIHIPAGAVATSDRATRRSPRGLDHIVGASTLPGAARRATVVAESAAAANAASLAIIAAGRAWHRMWRRYELSALVVTNAGERLPLGGWPPRLEEAAAC
- the ppk1 gene encoding polyphosphate kinase 1, producing MLAEGSLRSSSERFVNRELSWVDFASRILELAADAREPALERAKFLAVLAQGMDEFFQVRVAGLKDQLLAQHPIRSPDGLDARAQLRAIRTRLEPVWERQSEVWHDGIRPALAALGIEIVAVEDLSPTLHRRLHERFLEELFPILTPLSVDPAHPFPYISNLSLNLAVRVRDSQGGELRFARVKVPTNVPRLFPLGDLRYCLVEDVIASFIARLFPGMIIEEVGTFRVTRNTDLVLEEGEADDLLELVETELRRRRFGRAVRLEVSSRMSRELVDVLVDELELHPDDVWATDMPIDGSFAWEIVALPIDEGRGIAAAGVTPSIFTVGDDGAGALFGRLAAGEVLVHHPYESFASTVEAFVRAAAADPDVLAIKQTLYRTSGDSAIVEALVEAAEAGKQVVVIIEVKARFDELANIAWARHLEEAGVHVVYGVVGLKTHLKAAMVVRREGARLVRYCHVGTGNYNARTARTYEDLGLFSADTVLGDDLAEVFNYLTGFSHPNRLRRVVLAPQQLRGWLLERIARERDRGPSGRIRFKVNSLVDPEIIDALYDASAAGTPVEGVVRGLCSARVGVEGLSEHLRIRSIVGSFLEHSRIYVFGQGPDADVAIASADLMQRNLDRRVELLIPLEAPATRARVEHILDLAFADDTYAWELTADGRWHRQRGGEGISLQRRLNDEAGARG
- a CDS encoding FtsW/RodA/SpoVE family cell cycle protein, translating into MRTMLAARRERSPWARDRRRRELELVLAADVITVFAWALATWGENPKAHLDPNLALVSVMVAPFVLAIANRLLAPAADPTMVPLVGLLNGLGFVMINRLDPHEGTLQALWTALSVIAYVVTLAVVRNADALDRYRYLLAIGGIALLFLPLLPGLGLDINGARLWIHVGPFSFQPVEIAKLLLALFLASWIVERRDMLSRLRGGGIRRLGPIALAFALALVVMAAERDVGFALLIFSTFVIVLWVGTANRSYLVLGLAAFAIGAVLAGALFTQVHERVVVWLDPWRYAQTIGYQLVQAQYAFGIGGLAGTGLGLGHPQLIPVVTSDFIFAAFGEEMGLLGTSALVIAFVLLVGAGVRTALRARTEFSSLLAFALSVILGLQTFFIMAGIVRLLPLTGVTLPFVAYGGSSLLANYLLVAVLVRISHQANRQIDAGHDVIVMTELRP
- a CDS encoding lipoate--protein ligase family protein, which codes for MTRPVRIIVATGLEAIDSQAIYHALAERLGPDDPDTICLVSPRDPYVCVGYHQAVERELDVEAAAARGLPITRRMVGGGAVYLDAGQLFVQWIMHPDHVPLSLEARYAAYIAPLVTTLRAFGIDARHRPVNDIHVADRKIGGTGAARIAGAEVLVGSFIRTIDTDALAAVLRVDSVKLRDKLAATMRTYVTSMERELGSAPSEDAIVERYLPILAEALGRPLELGTLSEDERRHVAAVRERLVDPAWVNDGGGRRVLGVHIREGADVLVGRTKAPSGLVRILLVVAEGHVIDATVEGDFTVWPMEAPREIADALIGQPADPAALARVAEEAGDRTLDDAPGLAGVHLREAVEDAFSLETHQS
- a CDS encoding ferric reductase-like transmembrane domain-containing protein, giving the protein MLIATTSPLLWYLTRVSGLAALVMLGAVALLGIAVAGKILPSGVARFLGPDLHRRLSLTLVVVLAIHILTALADSFVPIGWTAAVIPFLSHYRRAFVGFGTLAFDGLLIVIASSLARQHLGFALWKRTHMLVWLVLALAIVHGLGTGSDTRLAAVLAVYGAITAGVIVLAVLRIRRDPDLAHTARTLGMVGVLGVPGVVALWARSGPLRPGWSARIDGTAPTTATTAAVTRSSEPLGGPITATVTQTQATSATDLTIAGAIGGTNERLTVVLTGQPSEGVFAVSGGTVTLGTPSAPNLCHGSVTALGGSTISFSLACPHATVEGTAALAIDANGATGQVSFSTAPSEALNAAPSIGAPEADGSEGSDA